A single region of the Silene latifolia isolate original U9 population chromosome 8, ASM4854445v1, whole genome shotgun sequence genome encodes:
- the LOC141596542 gene encoding casein kinase II subunit beta-1-like isoform X3: protein MILKVDLCSNLLVLMTRAFFIVEESETDSEESDVSGSDGSWISWFCNLRGNEFFCEVDDDYIQDDFNLCGLSSQVPYYDYALDLILDVESSHGDMFTEEQNELIESAAEMLYGLIHVRYILTTKGMAAMLEKFKSYDFGRCPRVYCAGQPCLPLGQSDIPRSSTVKIYCPRCEDVYYPRSKYQGNADGAYFGTTFPHLFLMTYGNLKPPQPTRSYVPRVFGFKIHKP from the exons ATG ATACTGAAAGTGGATTTGTGCTCGAATTTATTGGTGCTGATGACTCGTGCTTTCTTCATTGTAGAGGAGTCTGAAACCGATAGTGAAGAATCAGATGTGAGTGGTTCTGATGGTTCATGGATTTCTTGGTTTTGTAATTTGCGAGGAAATGAATTCTTCTGTGAGGTCGACGATGATTACATCCAAGATGACTTTAACCTTTGTGGCTTGAGTAGTCAAGTTCCATATTATGATTATGCGCTTGACCTGATTTTGGATGTTGAATCTTCTCATG GTGATATGTTTACAGAAGAACAAAATGAATTAATTGAATCTGCCGCCGAAATGCTTTATGGTCTTATTCATGTCCGCTACATCTTGACTACTAAAGGAATGGCTGCAATG TTGGAAAAGTTCAAAAGCTATGATTTTGGGCGTTGTCCTAGAGTTTACTGCGCTGGACAACCTTGCCTTCCTCTTGGTCAATCAGACATACCACGATCAAGCACTGTGAAGATCTATTGCCCAAGATGTGAAGATGTTTATTACCCACGATCTAAGTACCAAGGCA ACGCTGATGGTGCCTATTTCGGAACCACGTTCCCTCATCTTTTTCTCATGACATATGGGAATCTTAAGCCACCACAACCAACTCGGAGCTATGTCCCAAGGGTATTTGGTTTCAAGATCCACAAGCCTTGA